In one window of Acetonema longum DSM 6540 DNA:
- a CDS encoding TIGR03546 family protein, with protein sequence MVWLADLIFRTFKILHSGNEPKHMAGGFALGSIIGLTPALSLQTLLVYCLILLVNVNIGAAFFSIFVFSCFAYLLDPLFHAIGYFLLVKVEFLTPVWTYLYNIPIAPLTRFYNTVVLGSLVVSLVLFCPVYLVFTKFVVYYQKHWAQRVEKLKIVQWVRANTLFQWYEKVTFKSMGE encoded by the coding sequence TTGGTCTGGCTTGCTGATTTAATTTTCCGTACCTTCAAGATTTTACACTCCGGCAATGAGCCAAAACATATGGCAGGTGGGTTTGCCTTAGGTTCGATCATCGGCCTTACGCCCGCGCTTTCGCTGCAAACTCTCCTGGTATATTGCCTGATTTTGCTGGTCAACGTAAATATCGGCGCCGCTTTCTTCAGTATCTTTGTTTTTAGCTGCTTTGCTTATTTACTGGACCCGCTGTTTCATGCCATAGGCTATTTCCTGTTGGTCAAAGTCGAATTTTTAACACCCGTCTGGACCTATCTCTATAATATCCCCATCGCTCCTCTGACCCGGTTCTACAACACCGTGGTACTAGGCAGCCTGGTTGTGTCCTTGGTTCTCTTCTGCCCGGTTTACCTGGTCTTTACCAAATTTGTCGTCTATTATCAGAAACATTGGGCCCAAAGGGTGGAAAAACTGAAAATCGTGCAATGGGTCCGCGCCAATACTCTATTTCAATGGTATGAAAAAGTCACATTTAAATCGATGGGAGAATAG